From one Sardina pilchardus chromosome 6, fSarPil1.1, whole genome shotgun sequence genomic stretch:
- the tmod4 gene encoding tropomodulin-4: MSKGDPRDIDEDAILKGLSAEEIEQLEVELQEMDPENAILPAGFRQRDQTKKTPTGDFDRDALLDHLEKQALDHKDREDLVPFTGEKKGKTFVPKAGAGKIPDHEQITLEPELEEALRNATDAEMCDIAAILGMYTLMSNKQYYDALGATGTIANTEGINSVVKPDEFKIFPEEPPNTTNVEDTLSRIQKNDSGLQEVNLNNIPDIPIPTLKAIFEAMKSNSHVQVLSVAATRSNDPVASAVAEMLAVNKHLYSLNIESNFITNEGMMAIVKALGSNTTLGELKIDNQRQKLGDSVEMEIATMLEGNNSIIKFGYHFTQQGPRARAGIAITRNNDFIRQQRVG, from the exons ATGTCCAAGGGCGACCCACGGGACATTGACGAGGATGCCATCCTCAAGGGCCTCAGCGCGGAGGAGATTGAGCAGCTCGAGGTCGAGCTGCAGGAGATGGATCCGGAg AACGCCATCCTCCCCGCCGGTTTCCGTCAGCGCGACCAGACCAAAAAGACCCCGACGGGCGATTTTGACCGGGACGCTCTGCTGGACCACCTGGAGAAGCAGGCCCTGGATCACAAGGACCGCGAAGACCTGGTGCCCTTCACTGGAGAGAAGAAAG GGAAGACATTTGTTCCTAAGGCAGGGGCAGGAAAGATCCCCGACCACGAGCAGATCACCCTGGAGCCCGAACTCGAGGAGGCCCTGAGGAACGCAACAGATGCTGAGATGTGCGACATTGCAG CTATTTTGGGAATGTACACACTCATGAGCAACAAGCAATACTATGATGCCCTCGGGGCAACTGGGACGATTGCCAACACAGAAGGCATCAACA GTGTGGTGAAGCCAGATGAATTCAAAATTTTCCCAGAGGAGCCCCCAAATACCACTAACGTTGAGGACACTCTGTCAAGAATTCAAAAGAACGACAGCGGTCTGCAGGAAGTCAATTTGAACAACATACCG GACATTCCCATCCCAACACTGAAAGCGATTTTTGAGGCCATGAAGTCCAATTCTCATGTACAGGTCCTGAGCGTTGCTGCTACCCGTAGCAATGACCCTGTTGCATCC GCTGTTGCGGAGATGCTTGCGGTTAATAAGCACTTGTATAGTCTTAACATCGAGTCCAATTTCATCACCAATGAGGGCATGATGGCCATCGTCAAAGCCTTGGGCTCAAACACCACACTTGGAGAATTAAAGATCGACAACCAG AGGCAGAAACTGGGGGACTCAGTGGAGATGGAAATTGCTACCATGCTGGAGGGAAATAACAGCATTATCAAGTTTGGATACCATTTCACCCAGCAAGGCCCACGAGCCCGGGCAGGGATAGCCATCACCAGGAACAATGATTTCA TTCGTCAACAGAGAGTAGGTTGA
- the scnm1 gene encoding sodium channel modifier 1 gives MNEEVKHISVYRVGCGFSFTVWDFTVAYAYKMSFKREGNDQSQLNVLKKRRVADLLANFIPEDEAALMKNGRYTCLVCSHRPIFDTVDMLTVHRKGKKHLEGMKWFYQKKTQLQREIEKHHHHSYVAKEEEQQEASSSAPLLTQTRKITHHALLKATPYSSCHKRSSTRTEQEQEQKSVSSIHQPIQDNSRHSLHQTEGASSNAKSSTASDTNAVGGQQHDERKEEVRKGEPQQNDPPDGEPMTEQRRRELEHYLKLKSNGWLRDRSGNWIKDENVEFDSDEDEAPPISQS, from the exons ATGAATGAAGAAGTAAAACACATCTCAGTTTACAGAGTAGGCTGTggattttcttttactgtctgggattttactgtagcctacgcTTACAAAATGTCATTTAAACGTGAAGGGAACGATCAAAGTCAACTGAATGTCCTTAAG AAAAGACGTGTAGCTGACCTTCTCGCGAATTTCATTCCAGAAGACGAAGCTGCTTTAATGAAGAATGGAAG GTACACTTGTTTAGTGTGTTCCCACCGTCCCATCTTTGATACTGTCGACATGCTGACAGTTCATCGGAAGGGGAAAAAGCACTTGGAAG GAATGAAGTGGTTTTATCAGAAGAAAACACAGTTGCAGAGAGAAATTGAAAAGCATCATCACCACAGTTATGTTGCCAAAGAGGAAGAACAGCAG GAGGCTTCCAGTTCTGCCCCTCTTTTGACCCAAACTAGGAAAATAACCCATCATGCGTTGCTGAAGGCAACTCCGTACAGCAGTTGTCACAAAAGAAGCAG CACCAGGacagaacaggaacaggaacagaAAAGTGTTTCCTCCATACACCAGCCTATCCAGGACAACAGCAGGCATTCATTACACCAAACAGAAGGGGCCAGCTCAAATGCCAAGTCATCCACAGCTTCTGACACAAATGCTGTTGGAG GGCAGCAGCATgatgagagaaaggaagaggtgAGGAAGGGAGAGCCACAGCAGAATGACCCCCCAGATGGAGAACCAATGACAGAACAACGCCGGAGGGAATTGGAACACTACCTCAAACTGAAAAG CAATGGCTGGCTGCGGGACCGCAGTGGCAATTGGATTAAGGACGAAAATGTGGAGTTTGATTCAGATGAAGATGAAGCGCCTCCCATTTCCCAATCATAA
- the fam8a1b gene encoding protein FAM8A1 translates to MADSGNGPSVKEKIPVNNSVRTRNAGINGTANQDNTLNSNKDVNNSMTTTEYCEKLQEWMWQYYSAYVNWHSWMSVFTLSCPPCFPVPSSSSEAQASSSSRTDLSASDPRNWYNPLAFPVPPHFFPAPPAAGNANQAGDTNVTQSTVPGPVQQPPQQQQQQQQQQNGNAQQPGREYTIPSPLQRFMAEMVDFIILFFIKATIIISIMHLSGMKDISKFAMHFIVEEIDEDASMEELQKMMLVALVYRILVCFYEIICIWGAGGATPGKFLIGLRVVTCDSSVLVQPNRVRVVPASNVSLSASTIRALSKNFSIAFLFPAFVTLLFFQHNRTVYDIVAGTIVVKRRGAR, encoded by the exons ATGGCGGACTCAGGAAATGGACCGAGTGTCAAAGAAAAAATACCTGTAAACAACAGTGTTCGGACTAGAAATGCTGGGATTAATGGAACGGCCAATCAGGACAACACTTTAAACAGCAACAAGGACGTTAATAACAGCATGACCACCACAGAATATTGCGAAAAACTGCAGGAATGGATGTGGCAATACTACAGTGCATACGTGAATTGGCATAGCTGGATGTCAGTTTTtactctctcttgccctccttgCTTTCCCGTACCTTCCTCGTCAAGTGAAGCCCAGGCTTCGTCCTCCTCCAGAACCGACTTATCTGCCTCAGACCCTCGCAACTGGTACAATCCACTTGCTTTTCCTGTGCCACCCCATTTTTTCCctgccccacctgcagcaggtaATGCTAACCAAGCGGGTGACACTAACGTTACCCAGTCAACGGTTCCAGGACCAGTACAGCagccgccgcagcagcagcagcaacaacaacagcagcaaaatGGGAATGCACAACAACCTG GTCGGGAATACACCATACCTTCCCCCCTCCAGAGATTTATGGCAGAGATGGTGGATTTCATAATTTTGTTCTTCATAAAGGCAACCATTATTATCAGCATCATGCATTTGAGTGGAATGAA GGATATATCTAAGTTTGCCATGCATTTTATTGTGGAGGAGATTGATGAAGATGCATCCATGGAGGAACTTCAGAAGATGATGCTTGTGGCACTTGTCTACCGCATACTAGTCTGTTTTTATGAG ATTATATGCATCTGGGGCGCCGGTGGAGCCACCCCAGGCAAGTTCCTTATTGGTCTGCGTGTGGTCACCTGTGACAGCTCCGTCCTGGTACAACCGAACCGAGTGCGTGTTGTTCCTGCATcaaatgtatctctctctgc GTCTACCATACGAGCGCTGAGCAAAAACTTCTCCATTGCTTTCCTCTTCCCTGCCTTCGtcaccctcctcttctttcAGCACAATAGGACTGTTTACGACATAGTGGCTGGCACCATCGTGGTCAAACGGCGGGGGGCTAGATGA